GAGGCATATTCGATATCGCCTGCAAACAATAAATAATTGACCCTTGACCAGTCCATTTCTTGCAAGGAATATTGCACCACGCTTTGATTATTAAAACGAACGCCCTGTTCTTCTTCAAAAGGGTAAATTTCGACGATCGCTAGCGTACCGATATTTAATTCGCTTTGTTCAAGGCTTTCGACGATTTTTTCTGCCAATTCAAACTCCGCTGCAATGGCAATATTTAGACTTGCGTCCATTTTTTTCTCCGCTGTAAAATAAAACGCGTTATTCTACAAAATACCGATAGGAAATTAAATGACACCCGCAATTGATTTACTTAAAAAACAAAAAGTTCCTTTTATTCCGCATACTTACGATCATGATCCGCATAACACGCATTTCGGCGACGAAGCAGCGGAAAAATTAGGCATCGATCCCCATCGTTCTTTTAAAACCTTACTTGTCGCGGAAAATGGCGACCAGAAAAAACTCGCCTGTTTCGTGTTGCCGACATCCAATATGCTCAGCTTGAAAAAAGCCGCCAAATCTGTCGGTGCAAAAAAAGTGGAAATGGCAGATAAAGAGATTGCACAAAAAAGCACCGGTTATTTAGTGGGCGGAATCAGCCCGCTAGGCCAGAAAAAACGTTTAAAGACCTTCATAAACAGCACCGCATTGGAATTCGAGACGATTTATGTATCCGGTGGAAAACGAGGTTTGAGTGTGGAATTAGCTCCGAAAGATCTGGCTAAATTGCTAGGGGCGGAATTTATGGATGTGGTTGATGAGGAATAAGTTTATTTTATTGCCTGGCTTTAAATTAAATTCATCTATTTTCTTAGTATCAAAAAAAGAAGAGATCGAAAAAGAAGAGTAAGTAACTCATCGGACGCAACCCGATGTAATAAAACAAAAAGCCTTAGCTATCTCTAACTAAGGCTTCTCATCAATCATTAAAATCTTAAAAACTCGACGTGTCTTGGAACAATCCAACCTTAAGATCCGTCGCAGTATAGATTACGCGGCCATCTACTTCCACTTCGCCATCCGCCATGCCCATTACCAATTTACGATTAATTACACGTTTCATGTTAATGCGATAAATCACTTTCTTGGCAGAAGGCAAAATTTGACCGGTAAATTTCACTTCGCCAACCCCAAGTGCGCGGCCTTTCCCTTTACCGCCGACCCAACCGAGGAAGAAACCAACCAGTTGCCACATTGCATCCAAGCCTAAACAGCCCGGCATCACCGGATCGCCAATGAAATGGCATCCGAAAAACGGTAAATCAGGATGAATATCCAATTCCGCTTCAATGTAACCTTTATTAAACGCGCCGCCGTCTTCAGTCATTTTTACGATACGATCCATCATCAACATGGTCGGCGCAGGGAGTTGCGGACCTTCGGCACCAAATAATTCACCGCGACCGGAAGCGAGTAAATCCTCGTAGCTGTAGCTTTCTTTTTTATTTGGTGTACAAGTGTTTTGCATTTTCCTTCCTTTTTTCTCTGTTTTATTCAGCTTATTACTGACAGGCGTGCATTCTAAAAGGAATAATAAAAACTGTAAACGGCAAACATTTGTTCGCTGAACTTGTCCGATCAGTCCATTGAAATAAAAAAGAGGACTTGATAAAAAACAAAAGCGAACTATTTGTTCGCTCTTGCAAAATTAAAATCGAAAGAAATCTAACAGACCTTTCTTTGGCGGTTCCGACCGACTTTCAATGCGGTGCTGAATCAAGCGTGCGATTGGCGTTTTGCTTTCATCGTAAAAGCCCTCTTCTTCCAATAAATCTCGTTGAAAAATCAATTCGCACGTTTGATAAATATCTTCTACCGGAAAAATGAAAAATTCACCGTGTTTAACCGCTTCGACCACTTCATCGGAAAGGCTGAGTTGTTGAATCGTGGTTGCCGGAATAATCACGCCTTGCTTGCCCGTTAGACCGCGACGTTGGCAAATGCTGAAAAAGCCTTCGATTTTATCATTCACACCGCCTACTGCATGCACCAAGCCGAATTGATCAATAGCGCCTGTTATTGCGATATGTTGCGGTAAAGGCAAATCTGCCAGTGCACTGACGAGTACGCAGAAAATTGCTAAAGAAGCGCTATCGCCGTCAATTTCGCCGTAAGATTGTTCGAAGACTAGTGAAGCAGAAAAAGGCAGTTGTGACGGCAAATCTAAAATATTCGATAAACAGGCCTGCGCAATCATCATACCTTTGCTGTGAAGATTACCGGCAAGCTCGTTTTTACGCTCGACATCCACCACTTCACCGTCGCCGAATTGCACGATACAACTGATGCGCGACGGTTCACCGAAGGCAACCGGCGTGCCGGGATATTCAATCACCGATAGTCCGTTAATTTGTCCGACAATCTCGCCTTCCGTCGCCACATAAACTTGCTCGTTTAAAATATCCGCGTAAGTTTGTTCTTTTAAAAAACCATACTGAGCCGTTTGTTGTTGAAAAACCTGTTCGAAATCATCCGCTATTAGGCGATTTTTTTGTCCAAGTGTCGCTGCATTAAGCAGCATATTTTTTAATTTGGCGGGTGACGCACTAATCAAAAAGCGACTTTCACTTTCACGTACCAAAAGTTGATAAAGTTTATTGAAGGCCGAAAAATCCAGGCTAAGCCGCAGTTCTTGCGCCACTTCTCGAACGAAACCCGCCCAATTTTCTTGTTCATTAACATCTGCAACGGACAAATAACTTTCGATTTCTGCATAGTCAGCAAAACTGTATAAATCTTCTTCCAACTCGCCTAAAGTCGCCAGTTCAGTGCGGTTGCCCAGTACGATCACTTTAGTTTCAAGCGGATAACTCGGAATTTCGCACGGTAAAGCTTTAAATGGATGAGAAGAATGCCAATCAAATCGACGGCTTTGTAAAATATATTTGAGACGCTGCCATAAATCGAATTGCGCAAGTAATGTAGCTGCACTCAAAATCAACACGCCGCCGTTGGCACGATGAATCAAGCCCGGCGTAAGTTGAATATCTTGCGAACGCGGGTGCATTTTTACATTGCCAAACAATTGAAATTGATCGCAATACAATGCGCTAAGCACTTCCCCTGAGGCAGCAAAATTATCAGCTAAAGACTGCGCCGGTTCGATTTCAATATGCGGGAAAGAAAAAGAATCACCTTGTTCCACCAAATAGTTTACGCCAAAAATCGTGCGTTCTTTTGGTTGTATTTGACGAATAAGAGACATTAATAATGCGGCGTATTCTGCTTGATCATCCGCTTTCAATACCATCAGCGGACGGTTTGGATTGCGTAAAAATAATGCAAGTGCGTTTTTAGCGTTCGGTTGTAATGCCCAAAAATTGAGGGGATGTATCGGTTGTTCGGTAACGGCTAGTTGAGGTTGAAGCTCGTTCCAATCAAAGGCGCGTTCTTGAAAGAAAGATGAACTCACAGGTGGTATCTCATTAATAAAAATGGGCGCATTATCTCATATTTATCCGTATTATTAAAATCAACTGGAAAAACATCATTAAAACGCGTATATTACGCGAGTTACCACGTCACTAAACAATACCACTATGAAATACCAAAAACTCGAAAATCAAGAAGCGAATTGGAAATGGATTTACCTTATTCGCAAATATCGCGAAGGGGAAAATATTACGCGATATGAAGAAAAAAGCCTGCAAGAATCGGTGATTACCGAGTTGCTGGAAAGTCAAAATTATCCGGAAAAGATTGAAAGCTGGATTAAACGACATCTTTCGTTAGCTTTACCGATTAAACTTGATCAAGCAATTCGCGCACGCCGAAAACGCTTTTTTAACGCGGAAAAGCAATCTACCAAAAAGAAATCCATCGATTTGGAATACGCGGTATGGAAACGTCTTGCAAAATATTCACACAAAATGAATATGACCCTTTCGGAAACCATTAGTTATATGATTGATGAGCGCGAAAGCAAAGCGCTGTATGAAAGCCAAATGTCGGCAATGAAAAATAGTTTAAAAAATTTATTAAAATAAAAAAGGCAAGATATAAAAAACCTTGCCTTTGCATTAACTAAATAGAGAAAAAGAAAATTTAAGAACGCGATTTTATTCGCGCGCTCACCTATTCCGCAACCGGAATAATTTTTGTGGCGTGAGATCCTTTATCGCCGTGAATAACTTCAAACTGTACTTTTTGCCCCGCTTTTAATGAACGATAACCGTCCATTTCAATTACAGAATAATGTGCGAAAATATCAGCATCCACGCCTTCTGCGGAAATAAACCCAAATCCTTTTGCATTATTGAACCACTTAACAACACCAATTTCCATAATAGACCTCTTAGGCTTCGCCTATACAATCATAAAACTAATAAGACTCATGCCTTATCACCTCAATAAGCGCTATATTTAAATATTTTGTTTTTTGATGCAATGAGTAATATTAAAAAGTGTTATGAAGATCACAAAATATTTTAGTTTTATCGGATTTATCATGTAATTCGCGTAGTTCCCTCGCCACGATCTGAATCGCCTCGCCACTATTTACGCCTTGCGCCATTAATTGTTGAATTCTTTCTACCGCTTTTTGTTGTTCTTCGTGGGTTAATTGAATATCTAACATTTTTTACCAACCAAATTTTGAAATTAATTTTTGCCATTGTTCATCTAACGGCGCGAAAATATTGATCTCTCGTTGCGAAATAGGATGAACAAAACGCAATGTTTCCGCATGCAAAAATAAACGTTTCACATCGACATTTTGCGTTAATGCACGATTTTGCTGCAAATCACCATATTGTGTATCACCCAAAATCGGATGAAAAATATGTTTGCAATGACGACGCAACTGGTGCTTACGCCCCGTTTGAGGAATTAATCGCAGCAAAGAATAACGCGCAGTCGCATAACGCCCTGCCGCGTAAGGCATTTCTGCAATGTTTAAACACGTATAATCCGTTATTGCTTCTTGCGGCGCTTTATCTTCTTGCGCAAACTTATCGGCGATCTTATCCAATTGAATTTTCAACGGATAATCAATTCGCCCCGCCCCTTGCAAATGACCGCGCACCACAGCCAAATAGATTTTTTGCACAATTTTTTGTTCGAATTGCCGACACATTAAATTTGCTGTTTCGCCACTTAAAGCGAACAGTAACACACCGGAAGTTGGACGATCCAACCGATGAATTGGGAAAACATGGCGGCCGATTTGATCACGTAAAGTTTGCATTACAAACTGCGTCTCATGCCTATCCAACCAACTGCGATGCACCAGCATGCCCGCCGGTTTATTAACGGCAACCAAATATTCATCTTGATATAAAATTTCAAGCATCATTGATTTTGCAACAATTCTTCTAGCGCCAACAGCGGAGCCAGCAACCTTTCCAAATCATCAAATTCTTTTAAAGCTTCTTCAAGATACGGCGAAATCGCGATTTGACTTGGTAACGGTGCGTCACTTTCAAGTAGTGCCCTCATACGCGGAATAAAAACCCACTGTAACCATTCATGCGGCTCCATCGTATCAAGAAAAAACGGTTGTTCGCTCAAAAATGCTTCTTGCACCGGTGGCATTGTTTGCCACAAATTAAGGTTTTGCATTGTTTTTTGAAGCTGTTCGAGATGAAATTTAGTTTGATTGCGCATATCGCACTCCTTAAAAAAGTGGCTCATTCTACGCAAAATCAAACCGCTTAGCAAAAGCCTCCAATGCGGTGCTAAAACAAGATCTCAACGACGAACAATGGAAAAATTCGACATCTTGATTTCCGCCTGTTCGAACACCAACACGCGTTCCACCTTCGCCGTTTTAGGCCCTTTATTAAGCCACCCTTCAAAATCTGCCATTTGTGTCTCGTCGCCTTGCGCAATCACTTCCACTGAGCCGTCAATGCGGTTGCGAACCGAGCCTTTAAGCCCCAATTTTTTCGCTTCTTGCCAAGTAAAATAACGAAATCCCACACCTTGTACACGTCCGAAAACAAGAAATTTTTTTGTCATATTTGCATCCTTTCGCCTACCTATTCGGATGTATTTTGCTTGATTTAAGTCATAAATTCACTAAGAAATTATGTAATCCGCTTTCCTTTCGAAAGAAAATAACCTACTATTTTTATCAGATAAGTTCAATTAACAAATGGAGTGTAAATTATGTCTTTTGCTCAACAAAAACTTAGCGAATTAGCAGTTTCTATCCCTGGTTCCACAAAACTTTTCCGTGAGTACGATTTGGACTTTTGCTGCGGTGGTTCAGTGCTTTTAGAAGTTGCGGCGCAACAAAAAAATCTTAATCTCGCTGAAATTGAAAGCCGTTTAGCGGAATTGGTTAAACATAAAAATGAAAATACGGAAAAAGATTGGACGAACGCGTCTTACGCAGAAATTATTGATTACATTATTCCGCGTTTTCATGACCGCCACCGCGAGCAATTACCCGAACTCATTACGCTGGCTGAAAAAGTAGAAAGCGTCCATGCGGATCGCGATGATTGCCCTATCGGCACGGCGGCGCAATTAGAAAAAATCTATGCGGAATTAAGCCAGCACATGATGAAAGAAGAGCAAATTTTGTTCCCAATGATCAAAGCAGGCAATTATGCAATGGCAGCAATGCCGATTCGCGTAATGGAAATGGAACACGACGAAGCCGGGCAAGATGTGGAAGTATTAAAATCGCTTACTAACCATCTCACTCCGCCGGCAGACGCATGTTTTAGTTGGCGCGCTCTTTACAGTGGCATTAACGCTTTTATTGACGACTTAATGCATCACATCCATTTAGAAAATAATATTCTATTTCCACGAGTGCTAAACGAAAAATAAGCGGGTTCAATAAATCTAAAGTGCGGTTAAAAGTTTTTCGGTTTAACCGCACTTTACTATTTTATTTTTCTGAAAATTAGCATAGCATAGGCGACGATTCTCATTCATAAATAAAAGGAGTAATTATGAAATTACGCGCCGTTACATTCGGTATCGCAACATTATTGCTTAGTAGCGCAAGTTTTGCCGGTATGGTTTCTACGTCCTCAAATATGGACTTTTTAGCCATTGACGGGCAAAAAGCAAGCAAATCGCTTCTCAAACAAACTCATTCGTTTAATATCAATGACACCGATACTCACCAAGTCGTTGTGCGCGTGGGAGAAATCATTAGTAGCGGTTCTAACCAATCTCTCTTTGAATCCAGCCCAATTATCATAACCTTCCAAGGTAGTGCAGACGATGTGATCATTTCTGCCCCGACCATTCGTTCTAAAACAGAGGGTGAAAAATTCAATACCTCGCCGTCAATTACTCTCAAAACCGCATCCGGCCAAGAAATTCCGGCCAAAATCGATATTTTAAAACAAGAAGGGTTATTTCCTTCAGCGAATATCGTAAGCGATTTGGCAACTTATAATGCCTCCGGCGCAACTGCATCGGTACCTGCTTTTGCTACTGCCAATATGCCGTCCGCACCAATGATGGCGATGACACCAAGCAACGGTAAAGCCGCCAAAGGTAAAGTGGTCGTGCAAGGTGAAAACGTAGCGGAACAACAACTACAATATTGGTTCCAACAAGCGGACAAAGAAACCCAAGCGCGTTTCTTAAACTGGGCAAAATCCCACAAATAAGCTTATCAGCATCATCAACGTCTTTTAGATTTCGAATCGCACTTTATCGAACAAAAAGCAGAACAAAAAAGTGAGCCTTGTCGCTCACTTTTTCTATTTCACTAAGGACTCAAAATGAATCACTGGTTAAACGCAAAAGTCATTGCCGCTATTCCCGTTTTTATTGCGGTGAACATCGCCGCTTTCGGCATTTGGTGGTTTGATATTTCCAATCAGTCTATGCCTTTAGTGTTGGGTATTATTGCCGGTGGTTTGGTGGATTTGGATAATCGTTTAACCGGTCGATTAAAAAATATTTTTTATACACTCATCGCTTTCACGCTATCTGCCGTCATCGTGCAACTTAATATCGGCCATGCTCTGTCTTACCTGATTTTAATGACATTGGGCACTTTCCTGTTTACGATGATTGGTGCTATCGGCGAACGTTACAAAACCATTGCCTTCGGCACCTTGGTTATTGCCGTTTACACCACGCTGACTTACTCGCCCAATGCGGTGCTAAATTGGTATGTCAATCCGCTGATGATCATTATCGGTACGCTGCTTTACAGCTTGGTTACACTTATCGTATATCTGATTTTCCCCAATCGCCCGGTGCAAGAAAGCGTGGCGAAAGCCTTTTACGCCTTGGGCGAATATTTAGATGCGAAATCAGAATTTTTTGATCCTGATGAAACCGATGAAATTGAAAAAAAGCATTTCAACTTTGCGATGAAAAACACCAACGTAGTTAGCGCTTTTAACCTTGCGCGCACGACATTGTTTTACCGTATTCGTGGACAGCATCGCCATCCTCGCACGCGACGTATGATTCGCTATTATTTCACCGCACAAGACATTCACGAACGCGCCAATTCAAGCCATTTTGATTACAAACAAATCGCCGAACAATTAAAAAATACCGATCTGATTTTCCGCATTCAACGCCTACTTGAACTGCAAGCCCAAGCGTGCCGTGAAATCGCAGCTGCACTGCGTGAAAATCGATCTTATCAATATAATCGACGGGTCGAAAAAGCGATGCTCGGCACCATGCAGTCTTTTGAACTTTACAGCCGGCATTGTGCGCAAAGCGAGCAATTATTAGTTATTCAAACGCTGCTGGATAATCTGCAAAGCATTAACTGGCAACTTCGTCAGTTGGAACAAGAAGGCAGCGAAAATGGCCCAATCGCGCAAATCCACACCGAACAAATCATCGGTTTTAAAAATATCATCTCGGTCATCTTGAGCAATTTCACGCTTGAGTCGCCGCTCTTTCGTCATGCAGTTCGACTTTCGATTGTGGTGTTTATTTGCTGCGCGATTGTCGAATTTTTCCAATTCAATCTTGGTTACTGGATTTTGCTTACCGCGGTTTTCGTCTGCCAACCGAACTACTCAGCAACTAAAAACCGCTTACGCCAACGTATTATCGGCACGATTTTAGGCGTATTGGTCGGCTCATCCTTACCTTATTTAAATCCAACATTGGAAATGCAACTGGGGTTAATGGTGCTCACCTGCACGCTGTTTTTCTTCTTCCGTAGTAATAATTACAGCTTTTCTACATTCTTTATTACCTTGCAAGTATTAATCAGTTTCGACGTCATGGGCTTCGGCGCTGCCACCGCGCTCTTGCCGCGCCTGCTCGACACCTTAGTCGGCACCGCAATATCTTGGTTTGCCGTATCTTATTTATGGCCTGATTGGAAATATTTGCAACTGGACAAAGTCAGCCGACAAGCTATTCGTAGCGATGCGCAATATTTGCTGCATATCATCGCTCAATTACAATTCGGTAAAAGCGACGATTTGAAATATCGTATCGCCCGCCGTAATGCGCATCAATACGCGGCGGCATTAAGCACAACTTTGTCCAATATGAATAATGAACCACAAAAATATCAAGCTTATTTACAAGAAGGTTTTGACTTATTAAAAATCAATTATTCGTTATTGAGTTACATCTCCGCACTCGGTTCTTACCGTTATCGGATGACGAAACTCCAACAAACCGCGCAGTTTCTCGCCGGTTTCTATCCTACCGCGAAAAAAATTATCTATGCGCTAGAAAATATCGAAAAACTCTCGCCCGAAGTCTTCGCTAAATTGCGAGAAAATATTGAATCAAGCTTAAAAGAAATTCAATGGAATGAAACCCAAATTAAAGAAAAATCCGCTTTTGCGATTCCGTTTCAGCAACTGAATCTAATCGCGCAATTATTGCCGCCTATTTACGAATATTTTCAAAAATATCAAGAAAAATAATCGCGATTAAGTTTGGTTTTCGCAATAAGCTATTCGATCTATTCCACTACCCGGCAAAATTCTGCAACCGTGTGGAACGAACCAAATACTAAAACAACATCATTTGAAGACGCGTGGGTTAACGCGGCTTTTACGCCATCGATAACGGAATTTTCGGCGACAGCCTTAAGCGTCGGGGAAACGCTGACGAGTTTACTTAACAAATCAGCACCGCATTGACCACGATAACCGTCTAGGGTAACGCAGTGCCATTCATCGATTAACGACATAAGCTGCTTAAATACACCACTTGCGTCTTTATCTTTCAACATCCCGCATACGGCGATGAGTTTGCCCGAAGTTCGAGCTTTCAATGCGCTGAGTTTTTCCGCTAAATAGGTGGCGGCATGGGGATTGTGTCCCACATCAATAATGACCGTCGGCAATGTCTTTATATCTTTAGCGACAAAAGAGGCGAGTTTTTCCCGCTTGTCCGCTTTAATCATTTGGAAGCGTCCCACAAGTTCCACTTCTTGCAAAGATTGACGAATGGTTTGTTCGCTAATATCAAAAGGCAGCTGCTCAAGCACCGCCAATGCGGTGCCCGCATTCATCAACGGAATTTGACAAAATGGAAGATTTTCCAAGCGTTTTTTGCTGCTTTGCCATTGCCAACTTTCGTTATTTTGTCGGAACGACCAATCCACATCTCTGCGGGAAACCTTGCAATGCAAACGCGCCGCTTGTGCAAGCATACTGTTTGGTACATTCGGTTCGCCAATCACTAGCGGACAATTTTCACGGAAAATTCCGGCTTTTTCAAAAGCAATAGCGTCGCGCGTGTCGCCGAGAAAATCCGTATGATCAATATCAATACTGGTGATCACCGCAAGATTACTATCTACAATATTCGTCGCATCTAAACGGCCGCCCAATCCCACCTCGAGAATCACCACATCTAAATTCGCCTGTTTAAATAAATGCAACGCAGAAAGCGTACTAAACTCAAAATAAGTGAGCGATTCAGTTCTATTTTGTTCAATAAAGGCAAAAGACGCCGTATGCACTTCATCGGGCAAATCCTGATTTTGAATACGCACGCGTTCGTTGTAACGCAACAAATGCGGCGATGAATAGACGCCTACGCGTAAGCCGTGATTAAGCAAAATTGTTTCTAACAAACGGCAAGTGGTGCCTTTTCCGTTAGTTCCTCCCACCGTGATGACATAAGGCGCCGGCGTTAAAAGATCGAGTTTTGCCGCGACTTTTTTAATTCGTTCCAAGCCGAGATCAATGGCTTTAAAATGACTGTTTTCCAAATAAGAAAGCCACTCAGCGAGTGGCGAAGTGGCTTTTAAATTCATATTATGCTTCATGTTGAATAAATTCGGACTCAGCAAAAGGTGAAGGTTGATTGGTTAATTTGCTTAATACGCTTGCCAAGGTACGACGCATATCGCCGCGTTTTACGATCATATCGATCGCGCCTTTTTCTAATAAGAATTCGCTACGTTGGAAACCTTCCGGTAATTTTTCGCGAACAGTTTGTTCAATCACGCGCGGACCGGCAAAACCGATTAAGGCTTTTGGTTCGGCGATATTCAAATCACCTAACATGGCGAAACTGGCGGAAACACCGCCCAATGTAGGATCGGTTAATACGGAAATAAACGGCACACCTTTTTCGCGCATCCGTGCGAGCACCGCACTGGTTTTCGCCATTTGCATCAATGAGAAAAGTGCTTCTTGCATACGCGCACCGCCGCTGGCTGAGAAACAAACGAACGGGCAATTTAATTCCATTGCTTTTTCCGCTGCTTTCACAAATTTCGCACCGACTACGGAACCCATTGAACCGCCCATAAAGGCAAAATTAGAGGCCGCAACTACGATTGGCATATTATAAAGGGTACCAGTCATCGTAATTAGTGCGTCTTTTTCGCCGGTTTCTTTTTGTGCGGTGCTAATGCGATCTTTATATTTTTTTAAATCTTTAAATTTTAAAATATCTTTCGGCTCTAAATCGGCAGCGATTTCGTGGCTTGAACCTTCGTCCAACAAATGTAAAAGACGTTCGCGCGCATCGATTCGCATATGATGACCGCACTTCGGACACACATAAAGATTACGTTTTAATTCTTCGCTATAAAGCACTTGTTCGCATGCAGTGCATTTTGTCCAAACCCCTTCCGGTACGTTTGCTTTACGTGTTGAAGAAGACGGGCTTTTACTAAAAATTCGGTCAATCCAGCTCATTTTTTTACCTGTTTATCCACTAAAAAATTCTGTGTATTAAATCACAATTCGATTCGGCTTGCTAGTCAGACAAGATTATCCGGTAAGAAAAGCGGCCCTAATTTATGTGAGGGAATTT
Above is a genomic segment from Aggregatibacter sp. HMT-949 containing:
- the folC gene encoding bifunctional tetrahydrofolate synthase/dihydrofolate synthase; this encodes MNLKATSPLAEWLSYLENSHFKAIDLGLERIKKVAAKLDLLTPAPYVITVGGTNGKGTTCRLLETILLNHGLRVGVYSSPHLLRYNERVRIQNQDLPDEVHTASFAFIEQNRTESLTYFEFSTLSALHLFKQANLDVVILEVGLGGRLDATNIVDSNLAVITSIDIDHTDFLGDTRDAIAFEKAGIFRENCPLVIGEPNVPNSMLAQAARLHCKVSRRDVDWSFRQNNESWQWQSSKKRLENLPFCQIPLMNAGTALAVLEQLPFDISEQTIRQSLQEVELVGRFQMIKADKREKLASFVAKDIKTLPTVIIDVGHNPHAATYLAEKLSALKARTSGKLIAVCGMLKDKDASGVFKQLMSLIDEWHCVTLDGYRGQCGADLLSKLVSVSPTLKAVAENSVIDGVKAALTHASSNDVVLVFGSFHTVAEFCRVVE
- the accD gene encoding acetyl-CoA carboxylase, carboxyltransferase subunit beta, which gives rise to MSWIDRIFSKSPSSSTRKANVPEGVWTKCTACEQVLYSEELKRNLYVCPKCGHHMRIDARERLLHLLDEGSSHEIAADLEPKDILKFKDLKKYKDRISTAQKETGEKDALITMTGTLYNMPIVVAASNFAFMGGSMGSVVGAKFVKAAEKAMELNCPFVCFSASGGARMQEALFSLMQMAKTSAVLARMREKGVPFISVLTDPTLGGVSASFAMLGDLNIAEPKALIGFAGPRVIEQTVREKLPEGFQRSEFLLEKGAIDMIVKRGDMRRTLASVLSKLTNQPSPFAESEFIQHEA